The genomic segment GTGCGGCACAGCCACCGAAGGGCGGCCGAGCCGGGAATCGCCTTGGCCGCGAACGTAATCTTCTGTGTGGCGAGGTCCGGGTGCACGGCAATGGTGGGCGCGCCTTGCGCCGCCAGGAGCTTCATCACGTCGGCCACCGGCGCATCCTTGGCGTCAATCGTCACCCCCTTGCCGTCCGCCGCCAGACCGACCGGCCCCAGCGCCAGCGCGAGAGCGACACCCCAGGCTTTCAGGACGTTCACGAGTGCACCCCTTTGCCGATACGTTAACGATGAGCCGCGGCAGGCGAGACTCCCGAGTGCCTCAGAACAGGGCAAGCCGCCAATCGCGGGCCTCGCCGCGCGCCTGATCTGGCCGCGCAGGCGCTGCAATGCGGGGCGAACCCTGTCGGCTGCACGCGCCGTGCTCGTGGGGACACCACCGCGAGAAGGCAGTAAGCCGCGCCCCGCGGACAGGAGGCCAAGCATTCCCCAACGCTACACGAGCCCGGCGCTTTCCCTACGCATACCTTCAAACATGGGATTCCACGGCCCGCCTGCTTGCTGCCGGGGCGATGAAAGAAGGCTGCCATCAAGCCCCCGAGAACGCACTTGGCCCGCCCTCGGGGGCGAGGGCGGGCCAAGGACGCACGGGAGATACGTCGCACGGGGACACCCCGGGGTCGCCGACGCATCGGCTCAGCGTGTCAGCCCTTCTTCACTTCGATGCGCCGATGCGACCGGAGGGCCTCGGGCGACTTCGGCACGGTGACGGTGAGGACACCGTTCTTGAACAGGGCCTCGGCCTTGTCCTTCTCGACGGGCCCTGGGAGCGTGATGAAGCGCTCGAACGAGCCATAGGACCGCTCGGAGCGATAGAAGCCCCCGCGCTTCTCCTCGTGCTCGGACTTGCGTTCGCCGCGGATGGTGAGCCCGTCGTCGGTGAGGTCCACCTGGATGTCCTTCTCCTCCATCCCAGGCAGATCGGCCATCACCCGGACCTCCTTGTCGGTCTCCGTGACGTCCACCTTCGGCGTGAACGTCTCCGCGAACCCGCCGTCGGAGGGCCACAGCGGCCAGAAGTCCCGGTCACCGAAGAAGTCGCCGAACCAACGATCCACTTCCTCACGAAGGCTCGGGAACCCGAACGACCCCCGAGCCGGCAGCGCCGTCTCGCGCCGCGTCCAGGGAATCAGGTCACGAATCGCCATAGCACACCTCCTTTCCTCTTCGCTCTTGTTTCTGCTCATCCCATTAGCAACAAGTGTGCCAATCGGATATGACACTATATATGGGGCTGCTGCTACGATGGGGCACAATATGGTGGAATCTAGCCCCATTGGGCTGCCCGGCTCTGGCTGCCAATATGGCAGGCGATGCGCGGGGGCTTCCATTTTCCCGGCCCCGCGCTATACTATGGCCGACAGCGAGACAAGTTCCCCGCTATGGCAAGGAGACTCCATGGCGCCTGTGCAAGACGAAGCGGCAAGGGCGGACACGGAGGCGATGATCCAGCAGTTGATGCTGGCGCGCAACGGCGACGCCGTGCGCGAACTCGCGCAGCGTCGCAGGCTCTCGAAGTCTGACGTGGCAGCCCTCGTGCGGCGAATCCTCGAGGAGCAGGAGCGCCTGGGCACCGAAGACCGCCTCGGGCCGCGCTACGACATTCACAGCGGCAAGTACCTGTCGCTCGCCGAATGGGCACAGCAGTTCCTGAGGGGCTGACAGCAGAGCAGGGGAGGGGCGGCGTGGAGCCTAGCCGCGGCGCGACTTGACGGGCCGGCTGCCCTTGTGCGGACAGGGCGACCAGTGGAGCTTCCTGCCGCCCGGGTAGTACGAGGCCAGCGTCACGCGGCCGCACTCGGGGCATTGGATGTTGAGGGTGCGGTGGGCCAGCAGGCCGGCGGCCAGGCCCACCATCAGTACCAGCGCGGCGAAAAACACCACCCCGGCGCGCAGCAGAGCGCAGAGCCGCAGATACCCTCGGAATGCCGCCGCCTCGGGGCGCGTGGCCACCGCGAAGGTCCACTCGCGCGCGACCGAGCGGCGCTGGAGGCTCACTGGGCCGTCGGGCTGTGTCCGGGCGGGATACTCCAGGTTGGCGATCACCTTCAGGGTCACCGTCTGGCCCTCGAGCATCTCGTCTTCCGGCAACAGGATGCGGAACTCGGGCACGATGGGGCGGGCCTCCAGCGTGCTGCCGGGCCGGAACACCTCGTGCGTCCAGCCGCGCTGGCGCACCGCCACGTCGCGCGCGTCGAGCTGGCCCATGTCGGTGAGCGTGACCGTGTGCCCCTCGACCGCGAAGAAGCCGCCGACCGACTCCAGGTCGGTCTGCCAGCGGAAGCGGAGCGGCGAGCCCGGCACGGCCAGCACGGGCGCGCCCACCACGTCGGTGTCTCGCAGGAGGGGGAGGTTCTTCGGCGGGCGGGCGGCGGACAGCCACACGAGACACAGCGCGAGGCCGCCGAGAGCCGCCAGCGCAGCTCCGGCGGCGACGAGCCAGTAGCGGGTGGCGTACCACGGCGGCGGGGGTCTGTTCGACGCGTCGGGCAGGGTGACCTGGGTCTTGCACTTGCGGCAACAGACCGTGAGCCCCGCCGCCATTTCGGGGCAGTAATTCGATGCCGCGCAGCTCGGGCAGATGACCAGCATGGCGCCGGCCCCGGGGGCAGGGGATGTGTGATGCCCACGCTTCTATTCTGGCGATTTCGCGGGCCGTGTCAACCCGGGGGCCCCTCGGCCGGCTCAGGTCGCCCGTCGCTCAGCGCCGCACGCGGACGATGCACTTCAACTCCGCCAGGGCGCGCGTGTCGGGAGAGGCCGCAGGGTCAGAGCCTCGCGCGCAAGGCGTCAATCAGGCCATAGGACGGCGCCCAGGGCAGCGGCACGATGGCGTGCTCGAGGGCGCTGTGGTAGAGGCCCAGCACGGTGTTGCTCTCGGCGAGCGAGACCTCGAGGCGGTTGTGATGCGGCCTCTGGCCGTCCTCCAGCCAGGCGAACACCGCGTCGGTCATCGCGGCCTGGCCCAGCACGTCCTCCGCCGCATAGCTCTTCTCGCCGCGCTGGTAGCCGCGCTGGGGCGTGAACACCTCCCAGGAGTTCATGGTCCAGTGGACGAAGCCCTGGGTGCCGTAGACGGCGACGCGCTTGTGCATCCAGGAGACGTTGGGGTCGTGCACCGTGGGCGCGTTGTCGCCGCAGGCGAGGAGGCCGTGGACGCCGTGGTCGAAGACGAGCTCGCCCACGGCGCTGTCGGGGCAGGGGTGGTGGGGGATCCAGAAGCGCTTGCCGCTGGCCTGGCCGAACACGCGCGCGGGGCGGTGGTCGCTGGCGTAGGCGAACATCAGGTTCAGCACGTGGGTGCCCTGTCCGGCCAGCGGCAGGCGGGCCGAGCCGTCAATGAGGCGCACTTCGCCGATCTCGCCGCTGCGGACGATGTCGAGCAGCTCCAGGGTCTTCGGGTGGTAGCGGAGCTGGTGGTTCACGATCACCTTGGTCTTGGCCGTCTGGCCGAAGGCGGCGATGGCATTGAAGTCGGCCGCGTCGAGGCATAGCGGCTTCTCGACCAGCACGGCGGGCACACGGAGGGCCTCGGCGAGCTGGAAAAACTCCAGGCGCTGCTCGGGCTGGGTGACCACGTGGAGGAGGTCGGGCTTCTCCTTTTCGAGCATCTCGCGCACGTCGGCGTAGCGGCGGGGAATCCTGAACTCGTCGGCGAACTTCGCCAGCCGTTCGGCGTTGGCGTCGCACACGGCCTCGAGGCGGGCCTTCCGGACGTGCTGGTAGGCGTCCGCGTGGCCGCGGGCGCGCGGGCCGCAGCCCAGGCAACAGCTCTTGTACACGGCGCGTCCTCCTGAAATCAGAGTCCTCAGCGTTCTCCGAGCTGCATGAGACGTGATGCGTGATGCGTGAGAAGAGCAGGCCCAGAGGGAAGGCCGTCTCCCCGCTTCTCTCTCGCACATCACATATCACGCATCTCGCGGCCCCCTTGTGCCTTCGACTTCTTCGCCAGGCACAGTGCCCGGATGATCTCGAGCATCTCGGCGTTCGACAGCGGCTGCCGGCGGGTGCGCACCATGTCGAGGAAGTGGTGGTTGAGGTTCCAGTAGAAGTAGTCGGCGTCGCCCACCTCGATGTCGCGCCGCCCCTTCTCGCCGTAAAGCGTCACGCGCCAGCCGGGCCGGCCGCTCTCCAGGCCGAGTTGCACGCCGAGCCGCCCATCGCGCCAGCGGTAGCGCACGATGTCCACGTCGCCCAGGCCGATGTTCTGCACGCTCTCGATGCCGGGGCCGAAGACGCTCCAGAGCATGGCCAGGCCGTGGATGCCGTAGAAGATCAGCTCGTTGGGCGAGGCGGCCACGGCGGCGAGCAGGCGGCCCAGCTTGTCGAACTCGGGCCTCGCCTCCTCGACCTCGCGGGCGTACTGGAGGCCCGAGGCCGAGAAGAGCGGCACGCCATGCTGCTCGGCCTTGGCCACGACGGCCTCGGCCTCCTCCGTCGTGCCTGCAAGCGGCTTGTCAATGAACATGGGCAGGCCCGTGGCCCACAGCGGCTCGGCGAAGCGGTAGTGGCGCATCGAGCAGTCGTCGGGGAAGAGGATGCCGTCCACCCCCTCCCCGCACTCGCGCGGGTCGGCGCACACGGTGGGGATGCGGCACATGGCGGCCAGGGCGCGGGCGTCGTCGGGCCTCTCGTCCCACACCTTCACGATGCGGGCGTCGTCGAAGCGGCGGCCGGCGTTCGGGTCGCCGCCGAGGCCGTGTTGGGCCCAGAGCTCAGGGTCGCAGCCGTTGTACATGCGGGCGAAGTACTTGCCGTGGTAGATCATCGTGCCGCCGACCATGCTGAGGCGGAGCATCGCGTTTCCTCCAGCGGGGCAGGGCGGAGTGCGGGACGTGAGGTGAATTGTAACGAATTTGCGTCGCCTGTCCAGCAGAACGCCGTCACTCGCGTTCGATCACGATGTAATTGATCTCGATGCTCTGGGGGTCGGAGGCGGGTTCGAGGCGCAGGTTGAGCTGGCCGTCGGCGATGGAGACCCGCCAGGGCGCGAGCACGAGCGGGCAGGGGCCGGCAGCCAGGTCCACCAACGCCACCTCCTTGCCCTCGGCGAGGATGCGGCGGCGGCCGCTGGGCTGGGCCGGGTCGCCGATGGCCAGGGTGATGCGATAGGTGCCGTTGGGCAGGTCGCAGAGCCATTCGGCGGCGGCGGGGATGGCGAGGCCGGTGCTGGCCTCGAGCGGCAGGCCGGCGGGCTGGCGGCGCACGAACCCGGCCGCGCCGGGGGCCTCCGCGGGCCGGAGCCAGCCATAGCCGCGGAGCCTCGAGTAGGGCAACCCCTCGTCGGCGGCGAAGCCGTCGGGCGTCCTGGGCGCGCGGCGCGGCTGGAAGTTCACGCGCAGGGCGCTGCCCACCACCACTCGCGTGGCCGCCGTGGCCGACTGCGCGCCGTCCGAGACGGTGAGCGTGACCTCGTGCTGGCCGGGCTGGTCGTAGCGCACGGCCCCCGTGGGGCCTTTCACGCCGTGGCTCCACTCGTAGGCCAGTTCGTCGAAATCGGGGTCGCTGGAGTCGCGGGCATCGAAGAGCACGGCCGAGCCGGCAAGGGCGTAGCGCAGCGGCGGCCCGGCGTCGGCCACGGGCGGGTGGTTGACGCCCGAGTGCACGACGCTGGAGAGAGGCGCGGCGTTCCCCGCCTCGTCGAGCGCCCGGAGGGCGATGTAGACCCTGCGGTCGGCGGGCAGGGGGCCGATGAGGAGCTTCTCGAGCTGGCCCGGCGCCTTCGGCCGGGGCGGCGCGGGGAGCCGTTCGGCCTCGGCCCACTGCACCGCCGCAGGCGGGTCGCCGGCCTCGGCGTAGCCGCCCCAGGAGAGCGCGCGGAGTGGCTGCGTGGAGAAGCGCACGTCGTAGCCCGCGGCCTGGCCCTGCCGGCCGTCGTCGCCGGGAGCGGTCCAGCTCAGCAGCACCCGCCCGCCCTCGGCCGGCGCGAGCAGCAGGTCCGTGACGGCGGCAGGCGGCGTCGCGTCCGCGGCAGCGGCGAAGGCCTCGGGCGGGCGCCGCCAGATGCGCAGGTCGCGCACCAGGCACTCGCAGGTCGGGTCCTTGGGGTCGCACGGCAGGTGGAGGCGAGGCGTGAGCGCGAGGCGCCCGGTGCTGCTGC from the Planctomycetota bacterium genome contains:
- a CDS encoding Hsp20/alpha crystallin family protein; protein product: MAIRDLIPWTRRETALPARGSFGFPSLREEVDRWFGDFFGDRDFWPLWPSDGGFAETFTPKVDVTETDKEVRVMADLPGMEEKDIQVDLTDDGLTIRGERKSEHEEKRGGFYRSERSYGSFERFITLPGPVEKDKAEALFKNGVLTVTVPKSPEALRSHRRIEVKKG
- a CDS encoding Gfo/Idh/MocA family oxidoreductase codes for the protein MYKSCCLGCGPRARGHADAYQHVRKARLEAVCDANAERLAKFADEFRIPRRYADVREMLEKEKPDLLHVVTQPEQRLEFFQLAEALRVPAVLVEKPLCLDAADFNAIAAFGQTAKTKVIVNHQLRYHPKTLELLDIVRSGEIGEVRLIDGSARLPLAGQGTHVLNLMFAYASDHRPARVFGQASGKRFWIPHHPCPDSAVGELVFDHGVHGLLACGDNAPTVHDPNVSWMHKRVAVYGTQGFVHWTMNSWEVFTPQRGYQRGEKSYAAEDVLGQAAMTDAVFAWLEDGQRPHHNRLEVSLAESNTVLGLYHSALEHAIVPLPWAPSYGLIDALRARL
- a CDS encoding Gfo/Idh/MocA family oxidoreductase; this translates as MLRLSMVGGTMIYHGKYFARMYNGCDPELWAQHGLGGDPNAGRRFDDARIVKVWDERPDDARALAAMCRIPTVCADPRECGEGVDGILFPDDCSMRHYRFAEPLWATGLPMFIDKPLAGTTEEAEAVVAKAEQHGVPLFSASGLQYAREVEEARPEFDKLGRLLAAVAASPNELIFYGIHGLAMLWSVFGPGIESVQNIGLGDVDIVRYRWRDGRLGVQLGLESGRPGWRVTLYGEKGRRDIEVGDADYFYWNLNHHFLDMVRTRRQPLSNAEMLEIIRALCLAKKSKAQGGREMRDM